The following are encoded together in the Cicer arietinum cultivar CDC Frontier isolate Library 1 chromosome 2, Cicar.CDCFrontier_v2.0, whole genome shotgun sequence genome:
- the LOC101505948 gene encoding uncharacterized protein, with amino-acid sequence MEEQSKEIRKTSLRKRLMGTMKKVKKEIWPLRFTAFKWKRLDNLQTTFMDTVVYRLLSVAEAVVLVSTVCFFYLFCGCHF; translated from the coding sequence ATGGAAGAGCAAAGCAAAGAGATTAGAAAGACAAGTTTAAGGAAGCGTTTGATGGGAACTATGAAGAAAGTGAAGAAGGAAATTTGGCCTTTGAGATTCACTGCGTTTAAGTGGAAACGACTTGATAATCTTCAAACGACATTTATGGATACTGTCGTTTATAGGTTACTCTCTGTTGCTGAGGCTGTTGTTCTTGTCTCAACCGTTTGCTTTTTCTACCTCTTTTGTGGTTGCCACTTCTGA